The nucleotide sequence TGATTAATTCTTTTCCTGAACTTATAGATCAAGGGATGATTTATATTGGAAATGTATCTTTGAGTGGCCAAAACAAGGTGTTCGATGCGCATGTCCAAATTATAGATGACTTAATAATTGCCACTTTCACTAAAGTCGTTGAAAAAGTTGCTTGTGGCATTTCTGAAACACAAGGAATTTTAGAAGAAGTTCAGGAGCTAGCAAAGCTTGGAATATTTGAGTGGGATATTGTTGAAGGAAAAATGACGTGGACCAAGCAGCTCTATGATATTTATGGCATAGATCCTAACAAGTTTACTTTGACACCAGAGTCGGCTTTGGAAGTAGTTCATCCAGAGGATCAAGAGTATATTTCGAAGCTTTTTAAGTCAGCTAAGAGTGATTTTGAATATAAATTTCGCTTTATTCATAAAAAACGCCCAGAAGGCTTTGCTTTTGGAAGGACTAAGTTTGTAAAAGACCAAAATGGTAATGTGGTAAAGGTAATGGGCTTTACTCAAGACATCACCGAGCGGGTAAGGCTTGAAAACCTACTTCTGGAATCCCAAAAAATAGCTCAAGTAGGTAGTTTTGAATGGGATGTCGTTTCAGATAAATTAACAGGTACGCCACAGTTTTTTAAAATTCTAGGTCAGCAAGGTTCTTCTATGAATATGGAAGACTTTTTAAGGCTGGTTCATCCTGAAGATCTTAAAATTGTAAAGCATAATATCTCTCTTATTTTCCAAGGTGAACAAGTTGATGATTTAGTGTATAGGGCCATTCTGCCTTCTGGTAGAGAGGTTTATTTGATGGCACAATGCAAAACTTACAAAAACTCAAAAAATGAAGCTGCAAAAGTTATAGGGACTATATACAATGTCACGGATCTATACCTCACAAAACTAAAGTTGAAAGAAATTAACACTGAGCTTGAAGAGAAAATAACTGAACGAACCAAAGACTTGACTGCGGTGAACAATGAGTTGAGAAAGATTAATGAAGAACTGGACAAGTTTGCCTATACTGTTTCTCACGACCTTAAGTCTCCATTGAATTCAATAATACCACTTTTAAGATTTATCCGGAAGGAATCTGAGGATAAATTGAGTAAGGACAGTTTATTGATGATGGATATGGTTGGAGAACGTTTGGGGCATATGGGGTCTATGATATCTCAGATTCTCGAGTCGGCTCGTAATACTAATAAGGTAAAGGAACCTGTTAATTTGAACATGTTAATTCAAGATGTTTTAGTTGGTTTACAAGTTCCTGAACACATTACTGTTAAAATACAACCTAACCTTCCCAAGGTAAAATACCATAAAATATCTCTTTTTCAGGTTTTTCAAAATTTGCTAAGCAATGCTATTAAGTTTAATAACAAAGAGCATGGTATTATTAAAGTTTATTGCGAGAAACATGGCTCCAATTATCAAATTTTCGTAGAAGATAATGGCATTGGAATTAAACCTGAAGACAAAGACCGTATATTTGGGATGTTTCAAGTAGGACATGAAAACGAAGCTTTAGACAGTACCGGGCTAGGATTAGCCATTGTAAAAGATATAGTTGAGGAGCATGGCGGGGCTATTCAGGTAGATTCAGCGCCAAATAAAGGGGCTGTATTTAAGTTTACCGTTCCTATTTAATTTATAGCTGTTTTAAAATAATGAAAATGGCATGTTTTTAGCTAGTCTTCCTAAAAAAACTCTTATTAACAATATTTTTATTGTAATGTGTAAAAATGTAAGACTATTGGCTGTAATGATACTGCTTGTGTTGTTTGGCAGCGCTTCACCTCTGTGTGCCCAAAGAACTATAGTAGAGAAGTATGGGCAGCTCTCTGTAGATGGCAATTATATTATAGGTGAACATGGAGATACGGTTCAACTAAGGGGAATGTCTCTTTTTTGGAGTCAATGGATGCCTCAATTCTATAATAGAGATGCCGTTAAATGGTTAAGGGACGACTGGAGGTCTACCGTGGTACGCGCTGCTATGGGGGTAGAAAAAGGAGGTTACCTTGACAACCCTGAAGAAGAAAAACAAAAGGTTATAGATGTGGTAGATGCTGCCATTGATCTAGGAATTTATGTTATTATAGACTACCATTCCCATGAAGCGCATACAGACCATGAGTCTGCGAAGAAATTTTTTGCAGAAATGGCAGAAAGATACCATAAGTACCCCAATGTTATTTACGAAATATATAATGAGCCTTTGCAAGACGCCTCATGGTCCAACGATATTAAACCTTACGCAGAAGCTGTTATCAGCACGATCAGAAAGTACGATAGTAACAACCTAATAATAGTCGGAACTCGCCAATGGTCGCAAATGGTAAGCGAAGCTGCTGCCGATCCAATAGATGGTGAAAATATTGTATATACAGTCCACTATTACGCTGCCACACATGGAAAGTGGTTGATCAATGAAACAAAAAAAGCCCTGGATAAAGGTATTGCGGTTTTTGTGTCCGAGTACGGCATTACGACCGCTTCCGGCGATGGACGGATTGATTACAAACGTGCGCAGGAATGGTATGATTTTCTGGACGAAAGGAAAATTAGCTGGTGTAATTGGTCAATTGCAGACAAAGAGGAAACTTCGGCAGCCCTTAAGCCTGGGGCAAGTGGTAAAGGTGGATGGAAAGAAAGTGAACTTACAGAGTCAGGTACATTTGTCAGAAATGAGCTGATAAAGAAGAATACACCTATTTTTAAGTCAATAAAGAAAAAGTAAAAATAAACTTCCCTGATAATAGTAGCCTCCTGTAGGTTTATATCAGGGAAGTTTTGTTTTTTTAGCTTACCAGAAAGTCAATTTGGTCGTCACCGTTAGATTTTTTTATCTCTTTATAAAGTTTTGATAAATAAGCAATTTGCTCTTCTGCTGAAACAGCTTCTAGCTTTACACCTGGTTTTTGAAAGCAAAATGGGGGAGAAGCTTTAAGTAACTGCCATGGCTCTAAGGAGCCTTTTTCCATTTCATAGTTTAAAAGGGGGTGCATTCCCAAAAAGTTTAAAGGATCCTCTTCTGATTTTTGAAGGAAGTTCTTAAAGTCTACCCTCAATTCTTCCAGCTCTCCTGTTTCGCTAAAAAGCTTTATGACATTATCATTTCTGAGCAGAAATTGATCGCCCATACAGTCTTGCCCAAACGGAATATCTGTATCCAAAATTTCAGGGTAATGCTTCCAGAAGGCGTTTTTTCCTGTCCATGCTTCATCTAGTGAATGCCAGGAAGGTGAATGGCAGCAACCTCTGATATGTAGCCCCCCTTTATATGCAACAACCCCATTTATTTGTTCTAGAAAGATCTGTAGTTGCTCTGGAAGCGCATTAAAGGTATTTTGGTCCTCTATTTTGTTGTGTTTATATGTTATTCCTGATATTCGCATAGTTGATGTATTGGTGCTTTGATTAATTTTTATAAAATTAAAAATAAATTTTTCAGGATAGTAGGTTTTTTGAAAAATGCGGAATATATTTGAGTATACTTTTTAAGTAATAGTGTCCTCAGATACCTGCCAATAATTGTATAATTAACAACCGGTTCCTGTAGTAACAAGATTTCTTAAAAAAAATATAAGAAGTAAATGAACTTCTTGTACCAAAAAATGCTTATTTATTTATTACAATTTAATACTAATGCAAACAGGAACAGTAAAGTTTTTTAATGAATCAAAAGGATTTGGATTTATTAAACCATCAGAGTCAGGAGACGACATTTTTGTACACGCTTCAGGCTTAATCGATCAAATTCGTGAGAACGACAAAGTTCAATTCGAAGTTGAAAGAGGTAAAAAAGGTCTTAACGCAGTAAACGTTGAGCTAATCGACTAAGAAGTTAATATATTTATATAAAAAAGACTTTCTTTGTTAAAACCACCTGCATTAAGGTGGTTTTTTTATTTTATAGCTATTGTTGTTTCTATGGCGTTGAGATAACTTTTTTGATATAAATAGGTTTTTGTTTTTTCTAAGCTTTTATGATATTGCTTTTGGAAGGTTATTGCATACCTCTTTATTTTTAAGAAATAATCACGCGTTTTTTGGTAAATGGTAGATTTGGATGACAAACAGTGGCTTGAGCATATTTATAGGAATACCCCTGTAGCCATTGGTGTATATTTAGGAGAAAACCATGTTATAAGGCTTGCTAATAGTGCTATGTGTGCCGTGTGGGATAGAAGTGAAGCAGAGATTTTAGGTAAACCTCTTTTTGATGCTTTGTCTGAGGTCAGGGGACAAGGCTTTGAAGGTATTTTGGCAGACGTATATAATACAGGGAAAGCATTTTCTGGAAACGAACTTCCAGCAGTTCTGAAAAGGAATGGTAAGTTAGAAACAGCTTATTTCAATATACTATATACTCCTTTTTATGATAAAGATGGACAAGTTTGTGGTATTACTCAATCTGCTACTGAAGTAACGGAACTTGTTTTGTCGAAGCAACAGCTAGAGCGGGATCAAGACCTTCTTCAATCTGCTTTGGAATCTGGCAAAGTGGGTACTTGGTATATGGACTTTGTAAACGATACTGTAATTCGTTCGCTTGAACATGATATGGCCTTTGGCTACGACAGTCCTTTGGCATCCTGGAACGTGGATATGTTTGTTGAACATGTTTTGCCTGAAGATCGCGAGCTCGCTATGAAATATTATGAAGAGAGTCTTAAAACTGGCAATGCAGACTATGAGTTACGGGTACGTTGGCCGGATCAGAGTGTTCATTGGATTAAAGTTAAAGGTAAGGCTCATTATAATTTGGTTGGAGATGCAATAAGCATGTCTGGGATAATTTTGGACATAACCGATCAAAAAACTGCGCTTGAAAAGGAGAAGCTTTTGTCTGCTGAACTTGCTGCACGTGAGGAAGCAAAGAAGCAAGCTCAAGTTTTGCATGATCTTTATATGGAAATACCGGCAGGTATCGCTGTTATGCGTGGGCCAAATTTTGTTATTGAGCTTGTTAACCCTGAGTATCAAAAACTTTTTCCAGGTAAATCATTGGTAGGGAAATCCTTGCTTGAAGCTGTTCCTGAACTTACGGGACAGGAAGTTTCTGATATTTTAAAAAATGTATATGAAACAGGTAAGACTTATTCATGTAAAGAAGTTGCTATTGATTTTTATAAAGAAGATGGTGAGTTAGAAACCAGGTATTTTAATGCTATATATAAAGCCTTGTATAATTCTGAAGGGGAAGTTGATGGGGTGTTGTCTTTTGGGTATGAGATTACAAGTGAAATAAAGGGTCGGAAATTGGTGGAGAGAGGGGAAGAGAGCTTACGGATTGCATTAGAAGCTGGAAATATGGGTACTTGGCATTTGGATTTGATAAACGATACTTCGGAGCGGTCTTTGCAGCATGATCAGATTTTTGGATATAAAGAGTTGTTGCCAAGTTGGGGGTATGAAATTTTCATGTCCCATATTTTGCCTGAAGATAAAGCACAAGTTGCAGAAAAGTTTCAAATAGCTGCTGAAGTTGGCAGTTTGGAATTTGAGGCACGTATACTCAGGGCTGATAATGAAGTGAGGTGGATTACGGCCAAAGGTAAGGCCTTCTACCAAAATGAAATACCAGTCCGAATGGCTGGTATTGTAATGGATATTACTGATAGAAAGGTGGCTGAAGAAAAGTTGAAAAGATTGACTGAAGATCTAGAAGCCAGAAATGTTGAACTGCAAATAGCTAACCAAGAACGTCAGAAAAGCTTTGAAGAACTTGTGCATACGAACGAAAAGCTTACTAGGATCAACTCTGATTTGGACAACTTTATTTATACTGCCTCCCATGACTTGAAGGCTCCTATTTCTAATTTAGAAGGTTTACTCTCAACTGTATTGTCAGAGACAGAGGTGTCAGACGAGTTGAACCCTGTTTATCAAATGATGTTTGAGTCTATAGAGCGTTTTAAGGAAACATTAAAAGACCTAACTGATATTTCGCATGTCCATAAAGGGTATGACGATCCCCCTCAAGAGGTGTCTGTTCAGCATATGCTAGACGAGGTGTTAGAAGATATTAAAGTGATGACTGTCAATAGTAAGGCAGAAATAAGAACCAACTTTAAGGTGCCAAACATAAAGTTCTCTAAAAAGAACCTTCGAAGTATTATTTATAATTTGGTGACAAATGCTCTGAAATATTCATCACCTAAGAGGAAGCCTTTGGTGGAAATTGGCACCGAAAGAAATGGCGACTTTGTGCTGTTAAAAGTTAAAGATAATGGTTTAGGGATGGATGAAAAGCACAAAAGAAAGATTTTTAGTATGTTTAAGCGCTTGCATGATCATGTAGAGGGCTCTGGTGTGGGCCTCTTTATTGTTAAGAGGATGATAGACAATGTTGGTGGGGAGATCATAGTTGAAAGCGAGGTAGACAAAGGCTCTGAGTTTAAAATATACTTTCCTCTTGTATAAGGTTGACTTTCCCTAGTGTTTTCCTTATGGTATATTAATAGACCGTTTATAGCGTTATAGGTTTAGTTGTCACCTTTGGTCTTGCCGCTTCGAAGTGAAAAAATGATCTGGTCTATTGTAGATATTGAAACAACCGGAGGTGTTGCCTCGGGAAATAGGATTATAGAAATTGCGATTTTTCGATTTAATAAAGATGGAATAATTGACGAGTATCATACCCTTTTAAATCCGAACCTTCGTATCCCTGGTTTTATTACCTCTCTCACAGGTATTACGAATGAAATGGTAAGGGATGCTCCCTCTTTTGAAGATGTTGCAGATGAAATAGATGCAATTACCAAGGGTAGTGTTTTTATCGCCCATAATGTAAATTTTGATTATACTTTTTTAAAGAAGGAATTTGAATCTATAGGCAAGACTTTTGATCGGCCAAAACTATGCTCAGTAAGGCTTAGTAGGAAAATTTTTCCCGGTTTACCTTCTTATAGCCTAGGTAATTTATGCAACAGCTTAGGGATAGTTGTAAAAAATCGTCACAGAGCATACGGAGATGCAGAAGCAACTGTTCACCTTTTCTCCCTTCTTTTAAAAAACGATTCAGAAGGGTTTATTGAAAAGTCTCTGAAGAGAAACTCTCGTGAATCACTTTTGCCCGGACATTTACCACGTGAGCAATTTGATGCCCTTCCAGAAGCGCCTGGGGTTTATTACTTTCTCAATCAAAAAGGGAAAGTTATATATGTAGGAAAAGCTTTGAATATTAAAAAGCGGGTTATTAGTCATTTTTCTGCTAAAAATAAGAGTCAGCAAAGCCAGCATTTTATTAGAGAGATTCATGGTGTTAGATACACTTTATGCGGAAATGAACTGATCGCGCTTTTGTTAGAATCTTACGAAATAAAAAAGCACTGGCCATTCTATAACCGTGTTCAGAAGCGGGTCAAACAAAACTATGGTATTTATAGCTATGAAGACCAAGAAGGATACTTGCGGTTGACGATTGGCAATGTTAAGAAGCACCAAAAGCCTCTGCTTTACTTCCGGTATATCTTAGAAGCAAGAGATTTTTTGTCAAGAACAACCCAAGATTTTGAATTATGTCCTCGCCTTACAGGGTTGCAAAATACCCAAGGGCATTGTACTGATTATGGGGCAGGTGTTTGTAAAGGGGCATGCGGGAAATCTGAAAGCCCTGAACGGTATAATGCTAAAGTTTCGATAGCAATAGATAGCTTTATTGGAAGCGCTAAGACTTATGTCATAAAAGGAGAGGGTAGGAGTGACGATGAACTGTCTATAGTGCTTGTTGAATGCGGAAAGTATTTGGGTTTTGGATATTTGCCTATCGATGATTTTAATAATGACTTGCTAAAGTTAAAAGCTGTAGTAAATGGGCATTGGGATAACCAAGATATTCAGAAAATCTTAGAAAGCTATTTGAGAAGTGGAAACGCAAGCTCTGTTTATTATTTTGCTACAAACGATTCAGTGGAGTCAAACCGCCAGACTGCACAGTCTCATACTTCTACTTTTAACCTGACACTTTTTTAACTATAGCACTAGTATTTTCAGCTTAAGCAGAGGGGGAAGCTGATAAAACTAACCTAATTATTCCAACCTATCGGGTTCTTCTGGTGGTTTAGGCTTTTTACCTCTTTTTTTATCGTCTTTTTGTTTTAATACATTGTATAAGACAAATATTGCCAGTATTACTACAATCAAAAGGAATATAAATAACTCAATGCCCATATTTACACCTGTTTTTTTATAGATAACCTGTAACCCTTAGCTATGTTATACTTGTCTTTGATTTCAGATAGCTCTTTTGATAAATTGCTTTTAGAAGTATAAATAGTACGTAAGCCAGTCTTGTAATATAATACTTGTGATTAGTAAAATTTTAGTTTTGTTTGTCTTGTTGAAAGTCTTTATTACATGTTTATATATGTTAATTATAGTGCGTACTACGGTATTTATAGAAATATGTTTCGTTTTTTATTGTTTAAATGGATGATTTATTACATTTGTATAAACGCAAACGAAAAACGTAATGAGTATGATCCCATCAGAATTTAACGACCTAGTTTACACTGCTTCTGAATCTTTAAAGTCTCCGGCATTAAAGTATACCAGAAATGAAGAAGATGCTAATGACCTTATTCAGGACACAGTACTTAAAGCTTTGAGAAATAAAAGTAAGTTCCAACAAGGATCAAACATCAAAGCTTGGTTATACATTATTATGAAAAACACCTTTATAAGTAAATACAACAAAACTAGAAGAAGTGTTTATGTTGATCCTGTAGAAGACTCTTACACTTTTACCAGCAAAGGAAATACGGACAGTAATAAAGGGGCTGGTAATTTGGTGTTGGACGATATAAACAGTGCTCTGCAAAAGCTTGATGAAAACCTAAAGCGTCCTTTTATGATGCATTTTTCAGGTTTCAAATATGAGGAAATTGCAGAGGAGCTAAGTATTCCACTGGGTACGGTAAAGAATAGGATTCACGTAGCTAGAAAAATGCTAATGGCTGACTTGCAGGATTATAAATAATTTTTGCTTGGCAGGTAATAGATAATCGGATGGGTATTTTATAAATATAAAACCCTATTAAAGATATTTGATCTTTCGGTATCTTTAATAGGGTTTCTAATCCACTAATCTGGTCTACCAGTATTTGGAAGGGCAAACCAAACCAGGCACGATAGGCATTCTATAGCCAATCACAATTTCATGGCTTCCGCCTGTATATCTCCTGATGTTTGATGTTATGAAATCATAAGAATAACTAACATCGAACCGGTCATTAAGAATAAAGCCCACCATTGCAGCGACTGCATCGGTACGTCTATAAGAAACACCACCCCAAGCCACATTTTGATATCTTACTTTACAGTTTATATCAAAAGATAACGGAGCTGGACTTACCCCTTTTAATACTACAGAGGGGATCAATGACCAGTCATGATCTATAGGAATCCTTACGCCGGAAGTTATAAAGTAGTGGTGGTTGAGCCTGCCATGGTTTTCCATTTCGTTGGTATGATGGCTAAATATTACCGGGTTGAATATTTGATTAATAGATCCTCCTACATAGAAGTCAGGAGAATACAGCCAAAAACCTGTGCTTACATCTGCCAATGATGTATTGGATATCCCATGAATCAAAGGGTCGTTGTCTATAACCGTAGTAAGTTGAGACTCATCTAAAACATACTGCTGAATACCACCGGAAAGTCCCATAGAAATATAAGTCTTGGGAGCAATCTTTAAATGATAGGCATACGTACCAGTAATAGTCATTCTTCTGCTAGGGCCAGTAACGTCATTGGTTATTATACCTCCTACACCATGGAAGCCATTTTTCTTAATTCTTGAGCGGTTGTTCTCAACGAGTTTTTTCCCAATAGGTGCATGCCCACTTAGATATAGTGTTTTGGGTGCACCAGGAAAGCCAACCCATTGGTTTCTATATCCTGCACGAAAGTCAGCATAGTCTTCCGTTCCTGCTACAGCAGGATTGAGCAAGAACGGATTTACCATGTACTGTGAATACTGGGGCCTTTGCTGACCGTAAGCTGCAATAACTATTAATTGCAGACAAAAGAGTACTAATAATTTTTTCATTGAAGTAAATACTATCTTACAATAGTTACATGGCCAGTGTAAGGTTTGTCAAAAATTTCAGAGTTAAGAATGATCACATAGTAATAAGTGGCTACCGGCAAAATTTCACCATTCCTAAAGTTGGTACCGTTCCACTCTGCAGGGCCATCACTTAACCATACCAGCGTACCCCATCTGTTGTAAATTTCTATTCGTGCAGAAGGGAATCTGTCAAGGTTTTCTATAAACCAAGTATCATTTATGTTGTCTCCATTTGGTGTAAATGAGTTTCTTACAACGATTGGCTTTTGTACTATAATATTTACCTCATCTTCAGCAGAACACCTTCCGTTTGAGACTGTGACCGTATAGGTAATGTTATCTTCAGCCATGAAAATTGGATTTTGCACATTGGCATCGCTTAAGCCTACGGTAGGGAACCATTCATATGTTTCGCCTCCTGTGGCAAAAAGTTGCACTGGTGATCCTTCTAGCACTGTTTGATCCATACCTGCATTGGCATTAGGAATTGATACCACTTGCAAGTTAGCTTCGTTAGAAAGGGCTGTGCAATGTAGAATACTTTCTACTACAGTATAAGATCCTGGCTGGTTTACATTTAATGTTGCATCAGTTTCTCCTGGCATCAATATGCCGTTCCTGTACCACTGGAGTTGTCCTATGGTATTGTCAACAGTAAATTTCATGTACTCGTCTTCGCAAATTGTTGTGTCAGCTTCATTAATAACTGGTTCTTGTACATCTATAACTTTTACCTCTGTAGGGTCTGACGTAGTGCTACACCCATACGGGAAAGTAACTTCTATATGATATGAACCTGCACTGTTTGCAGGGTACCATTGGTGCACGCCTAGGCTAACAGAGTCACGGAACCATTCTACTGAACTTCCATTAGGAAGATCAGTATCTGATCTTGGCCTTAAAGGTTGTGTACTGCCTTGGCATATGTTAACCGGAGAAGGCGCTATAGAAACAACCGGGATTTCAAATATGTCCGGGGTAAAGTTTGCAGTAGCAGGCCCTGTCTGACATTCTTCTGAAGAGGTTAGTTCTACGGTAACACGTTGCCCTGGTCTTATGGTATTGGATACAAACTGATTGCTTGTTTCTGCTTGTATGACCCCTGCTACGCTCCAAACATATTGCGGGTTGGTGCCTGGGTTTACAGGGTTTGCGGTAAAGACTGCATTATCTTCTTCACAAAGTGTTACCTGAGGACCTTGAATTGAAACTGAAACAGGTAATACAGGGTCAACTGTCAATGTATGGACATTAGAAGACGCAGGGTTATCTAATACACAGTTTAGAGAAGATGTTACCATTACACTCACATTGTTTTGACCAACAGGTAAATTAGTCGGTGTAAATGTAGGGCTGTTCATTCCTCTTGGCTGTCCATTCACATACCACTGATATGTAGGAGTTAGTCCTTGATTTACAGCTACAGCATTATAGGTAACAGTTGCTCCTGCACATATTTTGTCTGGTTCATTGATGGTGACACTTACTGGAACATTATCAACCACATTCATAGTATGTGTATTTGATTGAGCATCCGGTGCATTAGGGTCTGCGAGACATAGAGAGTTGGAAGTCATGATTACATGAATTTCATCTCCGTCATTCAGTTGGTCATTTGAGTAAGAAGCACCAGAGATTCCTTGAGGTGAGCCATTAACAAACCATTCGAAAGTTGGATTGTCTCCTCCACCTGATGGAATTGCATTAAAGATAACATTCGTTCCGGCACAAATCTCTGAAGGAGTATTAATGCTCACCGAAGGAACTACAGCGTCTTTTACTTGCATCACTACTTCGTTGGAAGTCGCAGGGTTGTTAGTGGTACATCCAATAGAAGAGTTTAACACTACTGTTACTCTCTGTTGATCCTGTAAAGTAGAAGTTGTGAAGATCGGGCCGTTTGCACCAGAAACAGGAATACCATCAACATGCCAAGTATAAGTAGGATTTGTACCTTCATTAACTGGGGTAGCTTCGAACACAACAGGTTCGTTTGCACAAATATCTCCTGGATCACCAATGGTTACATCTACTGCTACATTAGGCGTTACATTAATCACAATTTCTTGGCTTGTAACAGTACCGCATGCACCTGAAGTTACATTTCTTCGGAATGCTGTAGTTTGAGTTAGTGCAGGGGAAAGGTAAGAGGCAGATGTTGCTCCAGCTATTAATGTCCAATTGCTACCATTGTCCACTGTGCTTTCCCACTGATAAGTATATTGTTCTGTACCTCCTGTTGCAGGAGAGAGCTCTATGAGTTCATCAGGAATATCACCTTCACAAATATTCTGATCAGCTCCTATTGTTCCTGGTTCAAGATCTTCATAGACGTGTATGGTCACAGGATCAGTCATAGATGTATTGCAAATACCGGTTCCAGACACTACTACTCTTCTGTAAAGAGTTGTAGTAGTAAGTGCGCCTGGAGCATAAGTAGTACCTGTTTCACCTATAATATCCGACCAGTTGCTTGGGTCACTTGCTAATGCCATTTGCCACTGGTAATTGTACGTTCCAGCTCCCTCACCACCAGAAGCAGCTTCTGTGTTGGTAATAGTGGTAGGGGTGGAGTTGTAGCAAATGTTTTGATCCGAAGCAATTATTCCCGGGTTAAGCCCTGGAAGTACTGAAATAGTAACAATGTTAGATACTTCAGGGCCACAAGGACCAGAGGTAACAAGTCTCCTAAAACGTGTTTCTTCCATGATATTACCAGGGGTAAACTCTGGGTCTGTACCACTCGCAACTTCCTCCCATGGGCCATTATTAACTGATGCCTCCCAAATATAGGTATAAGTGCCATTTCCTCCTGTTGGAGATAAAACTTCAGTCAAAGTTCCTGGAGAGGTGCCGCCGCAAATTTGAGCATCGGTACCAATAGTTCCTGCCGTTAAAGGATCAACAACTTCAACCTGGACAGGTAGTGAATTAACAGATGGGCAATTCCCTGATGTTACTTCTCTTACAAACCAAGTTGTTTGAGTAAGGCTTCCTGCTT is from Cytophagaceae bacterium ABcell3 and encodes:
- a CDS encoding type IX secretion system membrane protein PorP/SprF, coding for MKKLLVLFCLQLIVIAAYGQQRPQYSQYMVNPFLLNPAVAGTEDYADFRAGYRNQWVGFPGAPKTLYLSGHAPIGKKLVENNRSRIKKNGFHGVGGIITNDVTGPSRRMTITGTYAYHLKIAPKTYISMGLSGGIQQYVLDESQLTTVIDNDPLIHGISNTSLADVSTGFWLYSPDFYVGGSINQIFNPVIFSHHTNEMENHGRLNHHYFITSGVRIPIDHDWSLIPSVVLKGVSPAPLSFDINCKVRYQNVAWGGVSYRRTDAVAAMVGFILNDRFDVSYSYDFITSNIRRYTGGSHEIVIGYRMPIVPGLVCPSKYW